In a genomic window of Mycosarcoma maydis chromosome 5, whole genome shotgun sequence:
- a CDS encoding glutamate--tRNA ligase MSE1 (related to glutamyl-tRNA synthetase): MSARRSCHGFVLSVRSLCSAARRRLYSTNTASAPSSSARLSARLRFAPSPTGYLHLGGLRTALFNHLYARALGGKWILRIEDTDQTRLVPGSISALQETLCWAKLDYDEGPSCGGAYGPYIQSERLDLYRSYAEKLIDQGKAYRDFRAEVVADDASKRGVNNVPLRDSYIAPDETEARHLISLGKPYVVRLRAPTKALDHQDLVYGHIHFPSDPLRHGTEDAILLKSNGWPTYHLASVVDDHEMAITHVLRGEEWLPSLPKHLWLYKALDFTPPKFAHLPLLVNADGTKLSKRTGDVRVESYRDKGVEPEALCNMLGLTGYNNLAYHQRHSEHDESAYDVLTMQDMINGFDICHVNRSRATVDLAKLYYLNARHVALKLQDARKGGGRDELVARLKPRLIAAFPEVDQSHWEQVGYVERVIELARGGTGTIYDIPAAANTLFRAPVWLPQPPKETVELWRRNRLIHKHFLTAVQTAHHQLAQLATSDWTRDNLHSLIATLPKLVTTSARDKIKKAAILAPLRFAISANERGAPLADLLLFLGKQPSLYRLKSASDAYEAGALPRDLDQDSV; the protein is encoded by the coding sequence ATGTCGGCCAGACGGTCATGTCACGGCTTCGTGTTGAGCGTGCGCTCATTGTGCTCAGCCGCACGACGGCGTTTATACTCCACCAACACAGCGTCTGCAcccagctcgtcggcacGTTTATCAGCAAGACTGCGCTTCGCGCCGTCTCCGACAGGCTATCTGCACCTCGGTGGCTTACGAACGGCGCTGTTCAACCACCTGTATGCGCGCGCTCTTGGCGGAAAGTGGATCCTGCGTATCGAAGATACTGACCAAACGCGGCTGGTACCGGGGTCGATCTCGGCTCTGCAAGAAACCCTCTGCTGGGCGAAACTCGATTACGACGAAGGACCGTCTTGTGGAGGCGCATATGGTCCATACATCCAAAGTGAGCGATTGGATCTCTATCGGTCGTATGCGGAAAAACTGATTGATCAAGGAAAAGCCTATCGGGATTTTCGAGCTGAAGTTGTCGCAGACGATGCGTCGAAACGGGGTGTCAACAACGTACCGCTACGAGACAGCTATATCGCACCAGACGAAACCGAGGCGAGGCACTTGATATCTCTGGGTAAACCCTACGTTGTACGTTTACGCGCTCCGACAAAAGCGCTCGATCATCAAGACCTCGTCTACGGCCATATTCACTTCCCCTCGGATCCGCTGCGTCACGGGACCGAAGATGCGATCTTGCTCAAATCCAACGGCTGGCCCACTTACCACCTGGCTTCCGTGGTAGATGACCACGAAATGGCTATCACGCATGTGCTTCGAGGGGAAGAATGGCTACCGTCACTACCGAAGCATCTTTGGCTCTACAAGGCGTTAGATTTCACGCCGCCCAAATTCGCGCATTTGCCCCTGCTCGTGAATGCGGACGGGACAAAGTTGAGCAAGCGAACTGGCGACGTGCGCGTCGAAAGCTACCGAGATAAAGGCGTTGAACCCGAGGCGCTTTGTAACATGCTCGGCTTGACGGGGTACAACAATCTCGCCTATCACCAACGCCACTCTGAGCACGATGAATCCGCATACGACGTGCTGACTATGCAGGACATGATAAATGGCTTCGACATCTGTCACGTCAACCGAAGCAGGGCCACTGTCGATCTGGCCAAGCTGTACTATCTGAATGCAAGACATGTGGCTCTCAAGTTGCAGGACGCACGCAAGGGGGGAGGCAGGGATGAGTTGGTGGCCAGGCTCAAACCGAGGTTGATCGCCGCTTTCCCCGAAGTGGACCAGAGTCACTGGGAGCAAGTGGGGTATGTGGAGAGGGTTATTGAACTAGCGCGAGGTGGTACTGGGACGATATACGATAtccctgctgctgccaatACACTTTTTCGAGCGCCTGTCTGGCTTCCGCAACCTCCTAAGGAAACGGTCGAGTTGTGGAGGCGAAACCGTCTTATCCACAAGCACTTCCTCACCGCTGTCCAAACCGCTCACCACCAACTTGCCCAACTTGCCACTTCAGACTGGACCAGAGACAACCTCCACTCGCTCATAGCCACTCTACCCAAACTCGTCACCACCAGTGCTCGAGACAAAATCAAGAAAGCTGCCATCTTGGCACCTCTCCGATTTGCAATCAGCGCAAACGAACGAGGCGCTCCCCTAGCAGatctcctcctcttcttggGCAAACAGCCCTCCCTCTATCGCCTCAAATCTGCCTCGGACGCATACGAGGCTGGTGCCTTGCCACGAGATCTAGACCAAGACTCTGTCTGA